Sequence from the Rutidosis leptorrhynchoides isolate AG116_Rl617_1_P2 chromosome 3, CSIRO_AGI_Rlap_v1, whole genome shotgun sequence genome:
ACGAATCTTCCGTGATGTTCATCGTTTGATTCATTACGATTTCTTTCTCCTTATCCTTTTTCGAAGCTAATTCACGCGCACGTTCTCTCGCTCTAATCCGGTTTTCGGATCTAGACAACGATAGCCCCGAACCTTTACTCGTTTCAGATGTACTACTTTCTACTGGCGATTTCGAAATATCATTCGGATCTtcaaaatcaatagatttaactaaTTTCCTCTCTTCAGCTTGATgatccaagtaattattattattattataattatctgaAATTACGCCTGAAAACGAAGGATCTAGACACGGCAGCTCATCGATCGAGCTCGAAGCAGCTTTTAACAGCCACTCAACTGCCTTACTCGGTTGATCATAACCTAATCGATCTTGTAAATCATAAAATTGAATAGCCGTACTTACCGACAACCGTACACGGCGGTCCCGGAGTCCTTTCGACGTTAAAACCTTACTGTGTCGATCCTTTCCACCGGAAGCCCTAGAAACCCTAACTATTCGAGAAGCTGGCCAACCGCATAGCCTCGCAactccgccaccaccaccaccaccgccgaCAACGACGTCAATTCCTCTTCTTCCACCTCCTCCTCCTCCGCCGCCGTTGCCGTCATCGACGGTGTTCTGTAGGTCAAAATTAGTAGCTAATTTTTGTGAAGTATCAGTAGTGGTTGTACTGCCATTTGAAGAAACTCTTTGGAATTTAGACACCTGTCTTTGAATTTCATCCACATCCATACCAAGCTTTCATATCAtaacaaaataaaaacaaaaaatgttATCTAGAAAGAGAATGGTATATATTTTTTAGAAAGAGAAAATAGTAATGGTGTGTGTGAGTGACAGATGTGGTAGGGTGTTTTATGTATTGCAGTAATAATGACTAGTTTGGCTTTTGTAGACCTATATCTAAACACAAACATATATATAGATACAAGTGGTGTGTATGTATAT
This genomic interval carries:
- the LOC139897094 gene encoding transcription factor TCP2-like, translating into MDVDEIQRQVSKFQRVSSNGSTTTTDTSQKLATNFDLQNTVDDGNGGGGGGGGRRGIDVVVGGGGGGGGVARLCGWPASRIVRVSRASGGKDRHSKVLTSKGLRDRRVRLSVSTAIQFYDLQDRLGYDQPSKAVEWLLKAASSSIDELPCLDPSFSGVISDNYNNNNNYLDHQAEERKLVKSIDFEDPNDISKSPVESSTSETSKGSGLSLSRSENRIRARERARELASKKDKEKEIVMNQTMNITEDSSFTDLLTSGINSNSNTGTHWIRTADAHVRRSNPDYLFTRPQSYPNQFIQIPQFNITSDDNHHQNHNHHHNHNHHNNQQHQFSFLQDNFATTTSGGGGGGGGGGEGESYNLNFSITSSSGGVTTALAPGFSRGTLQSNLPSSILPHHQRFQASSIDGSNATNLPFFIVPNNVPDHIPGGYHLNYGNGGKNNNNNHHKEKTKN